One region of Chryseobacterium muglaense genomic DNA includes:
- the lptC gene encoding LPS export ABC transporter periplasmic protein LptC: MNFISHKTFKNIAYLFSCAIFFILTSCEEDLTKLNGSDNKNFPSQIIHNAKIIQRDSGVITLKATAPIIEKYELIDSPYTVAKKGMKIEFFDKKNPKKPGNITAKYAKMYDYKKFYEARGDVKILTSDGQRFATQSVFWDQNKKRIYTRDTVYATMEDGSTLVHANGMTAKDDFSEYKFFNNSGDLDVSKAKIAQPKP; the protein is encoded by the coding sequence ATGAATTTCATTTCACATAAAACATTCAAAAATATAGCATACCTTTTTAGTTGTGCTATATTTTTTATATTAACGTCCTGTGAAGAAGACCTCACAAAGCTGAATGGAAGTGATAATAAAAATTTTCCATCGCAGATTATTCATAATGCAAAAATTATACAGAGAGATTCTGGCGTCATTACACTAAAAGCAACGGCTCCTATTATTGAAAAATACGAATTAATCGACAGCCCATATACTGTTGCTAAGAAAGGGATGAAAATAGAATTTTTTGATAAGAAAAATCCTAAAAAGCCAGGTAACATTACTGCAAAATATGCAAAAATGTACGATTACAAAAAATTTTATGAAGCAAGAGGTGATGTGAAAATCCTTACAAGTGATGGGCAAAGATTTGCCACGCAAAGTGTTTTTTGGGATCAAAATAAGAAAAGAATCTATACAAGAGACACTGTTTATGCAACAATGGAAGATGGCTCTACTCTAGTGCACGCCAATGGAATGACAGCAAAAGATGATTTCTCAGAATATAAATTTTTCAATAATTCTGGAGATCTTGATGTAAGCAAAGCTAAAATTGCACAGCCAAAACCTTAA